One genomic region from Enoplosus armatus isolate fEnoArm2 chromosome 17, fEnoArm2.hap1, whole genome shotgun sequence encodes:
- the atad5a gene encoding ATPase family AAA domain-containing protein 5, which yields MAGVVAMASVIEDFDTQPCKKSRKDGGSPVVKTITNYFSPVPKSVEKPFSPPRSNNIMDYFSRKAPSSKEKTNSPEQSKENCQTSHLAEKHTSPEAAVRQPSQKRSRKASKAARKLVGAETVSSTEEESCLIVEEPHNSRDSAAEAISSCGVLGSDTAALLAQFSTEAGITVGKSERNATKIVCVEQAEKDDHHEDGSKCGNNVKLTPELISIELSPVVKPVKTVARNSRKRQQQETKHSEPEENEEENTLCDVSMEVNVDEASQLNSSTVTISFEDFVRSQRQVRGEKDVEDEQRKEDEGKITTESEEMDTDQLDIPKAEENVGSVELPLQVSPQTLTIQAEVHVVSPKQDAAKVKGKERKGQLASIFNRRKGVMSPAEVISSPHIEAGHQLLSTSLTVKRKSNVVLQEEDLELAVLESESTPKCCEAERKQFMAAFKQPSVDGSKPKPGKSQGKQKQPGEKVLDDADKVAEEDIVSPPTVDEVPAASQENKAAKKKAARKGRKKAKEEKEAETPTPATAPMEKTEATSVEVDDKRVEPPITSTPSIPSVRRSRRETVVKQAPEVSPTTPIRKTRRNNELKDAALPNDSPANMSTPKIRKSKHGVFVAEMVCPPDTKESPIRIRFTRLHKNMSKAVSGSGINSSLATKASNDSKKRKQAKKLVEKAKVIQQSKKTAVEEKGTLRRSSRTETSTKKSYCEDEDSVICLEEDQTATSQMAPEKSKTQKPLRSLIDVLGKPTPVGKEAKAVPGSKVASLGQEKTSRKGSAVISIFDESSREGSENSQDDEQFRARREFLKSGLPESFRKQIAKTTATKEAYSLSCSSFQPVIHMKQPPYDCPLWSLLWPESSLLRHLKELWCQTSSPPSSVSGSLCVRTDPARRTFCERGSGWRPEISESVRQLLMEEVSTSNPPFPVQMFITRFLKRRTDHQQQCTSSEPEAVTRVTSTTLPAEPVGGKRKRMDDEGEMTVKMAKKQRANSSEENISTPEPTKRGGRTRRAQRSRLEEGANEKAKPSVKTASIPSEEDSVVVLDDLLSGEDTGKKDIVKEDMLWTDKYQPQHSSDIIGNTASVRRLHSWLKEWKFRADREERKKQKDKKQEEGSNDSDWDCGEEDPQDGEDMLCNTMLITGPTGVGKTAAVYACAQELGFKVFEVNASSQRSGRLILSQLKEATQSHQVDSQGVNAHKPTYFNSYGTSSSAGALRPGSSPRKVNSPRRVVSSPRKHPQSPRGAKRGGLAPTSLSNFFKMGRPTNKETPNTKKNEQTAASKKVIKANECANKQKDPAVKSPTATTPKEKNNEEQSKKTATSLILFEEVDVIFDDDSGFLAAIKTFMTTTKRPVILTTSDPAFSTMFDGNFEEIIFKTPSVLDVGSFLRLLCLTEDMRTDLLDIRSLLRLTGCDIRQSLLQLQFWTRSGGGHDVTRAMKHTGKNAELKPQTDETAGMSEYAATVASTLPPCDSGCTESMLGLLNIEPERDIWELLRNQNPMEEALCWELLTNSRQRGVDLLYSNMETLLPLPLTQLTTSTNKPEQSVSVLQDNPQVDMLPSRARLLHTAESGDDGSPVKMSNRMRKNKRRHCLPDQDGLHSDSDSGDSFLSLSKPQGAPQEKEEVKESLVSETVKRKPLTPEEQIKSVPVSQCLESIADFFDNMSYMDSSLLVPPVRGDSYRRLSPLGAVVKDGMTDESRVEIDRGSWERGELMEIPASVEALSFHKCRDSVAGAWDKAQQLEGELGKEAAAELTLPVAAHREGHSFTQDSPCQPQLVQQRREVMESLMFKGVFGTLGNRPAAALDYLPALRTICRSEQLKEQGKVKRRFLHYLDAIHLGLEKSTLQHLAEDFP from the exons ATGGCTGGTGTTGTGGCCATGGCATCTGTCATTGAAGACTTTGACACCCAG CCTTGCAAGAAATCTCGCAAAGATGGAGGCAGCCCTGTTGTCAAGACAATCACAAACTATTTCTCTCCTGTACCCAAGTCTGTGGAGAaacccttttctcctcctcgcTCCAACAACATCATGGACTACTTCAGCCGGAAAGCTCCGTCCTCTAAAGAAAAGACCAATTCGCCAGAACAGTCAAAGGAGAACTGTCAGACGTCTCATcttgcagaaaaacacaccagccCAGAGGCAGCAGTGAGACAGCCATCTCAGAAAAGGAGTAGAAAGGCCAGCAAAGCTGCAAGGAAACTTGTGGGGGCTGAAACTGTTAgctccacagaggaggagagctgtCTGATTGTAGAAGAACCACACAATAGCAGAGACTCAGCAGCAGAAGCAATCAGCAGCTGTGGTGTTCTTGGCAGTGATACAGCAGCCTTGTTGGCCCAGTTTAGTACTGAGGCTGGTATCACTGTGGGAAAATCAGAGAGGAATGCCACTAAGATTGTATGTGTTGAGCAGGCTGAAAAAGATGACCATCATGAAGATGGTTCCAAATGTGGGAACAATGTCAAACTTACACCAGAACTGATTAGTATTGAATTATCTCCAGTCGTGAAACCGGTCAAAACTGTTGCAAGAAATTCTAGGAAGAGGCAGCAACAGGAGACAAAGCATTCAGAACCAGAGGAGAATGAAGAAGAGAACACCTTGTGTGATGTTAGTATGGAGGTCAATGTGGATGAGGCCTCTCAgttaaacagcagcacagtcaCGATCTCCTTTGAGGATTTTGTGCGGAGTCAGAGACAGGTCAGGGGTGAAAAGGATGTAGAAGATGAACAGCGCAAAGAAGATGAAGGTAAAATCACAACAGAGTCAGAAGAAATGGACACTGACCAGTTGGACATCCCTAAAGCTGAAGAAAATGTAGGTTCTGTGGAGCTACCTCTCCAAGTCTCACCCCAAACTCTCACCATCCAGGCTGAAGTGCATGTAGTCTCACCTAAACAGGATGCAGCCAAggtgaaaggaaaggaaaggaaaggacagtTAGCTTCTATCTTCAACAGGAGAAAAGGGGTGATGAGCCCTGCAGAGGTAATATCATCTCCTCACATAGAGGCTGGACACCAACTTCTTTCTACCTCTCTGACTGTCAAGCGGAAATCCAATGTGGTTCTCCAAGAGGAAGATCTAGAGCTGGCTGTGCTTGAAAGTGAATCCACGCCCAAGTgctgtgaggcagagagaaagcagtTCATGGCTGCCTTCAAACAGCCCAGTGTGGATGGTTCCAAACCCAAGCCTGGTAAGAGCCAGGGCAAGCAGAAGCAACCTGGAGAGAAGGTTTTGGATGATGCAGACAAAGTTGCTGAAGAAGACATTGTAAGTCCACCCACTGTTGATGAAGTCCCTGCTGCCTCTcaggaaaacaaagcagctaaaaagaaagcagcaagaaaaggcagaaaaaaagctaaagaagaaaaggaggcagAAACCCCTACACCTGCCACTGCTCCCATGGAAAAAACTGAGGCCACAAGTGTTGAGGTTGATGATAAAAGAGTGGAGCCTCCTATCACCTCAACTCCCTCCATCCCATCGGTGAGGAGGTCCAGAAGAGAGACTGTAGTCAAGCAAGCACCTGAGGTCAGCCCAACAACTCCTATAAGAAAAACCAGGAGAAACAATGAGTTGAAGGATGCTGCTTTACCTAATGACAGCCCTGCAAATATGTCCACCCCAAAGATACGCAAGTCCAAACATGGTGTCTTTGTTGCGGAGATGGTGTGCCCACCTGACACAAAAGAAAGTCCAATCAG GATTAGATTTACCAGACTCCATAAAAACATGTCCAAGGCTGTAAGTGGAAGTGGCATAAACAGTTCTTTGGCTACTAAA GCATCAAATGACTCTAAAAAAAGGAAGCAGGCAAAGAAGTTGGTAGAGAAAGCCAAAGTGATTCAACAGAGTAAAAAAACTGCTGTTGAGGAGAAGGGCACCTTAAGGCGTTCCTCACGCACTGAGACCTCAACCAAGAAAAGCTACTGTGAAGATGAG GATTCTGTCATCTGCCTGGAGGAGGACCAGACTGCCACTTCTCAGATGGCACCAGAAAAGAGTAAAACCCAGAAGCCTTTACGCAGTCTCATTGATGTTCTGGGAAAACCCACACCTGTTGGCAAAGAGGCCAAGGCTGTCCCAG GCTCCAAAGTGGCCTCGCTAGGCCAAGAGAAGACTTCTCGGAAGGGGTCGGCGGTGATTTCCATCTTTGATGAGAGCAGCCGTGAAGGCTCTGAAAACTCCCAGGATGATGAGCAGTTCAGGGCACGCAGAGAGTTCTTGAAGAGTGGTCTGCCTGAGTCTTTTAGGAAACAGATAGCCAAGACCACTGCCACCAAGGAGGCCTACTCTCTGTCCTGTTCCTCTTTTCAACCAGTTATACACATGAAGCAACCACCATACG aTTGCCCTCTTTGGAGCCTACTGTGGCCTGAGTCTTCATTACTGCGTCATTTGAAAGAGCTTTGGTGCCAAACATCCAGCCCTCCTTCGTCTGTCAGTGGCTCTCTTTGTGTGAGGACAGATCCAGCCCGTAGAACCTTTTGTGAACGG GGTTCTGGCTGGAGGCCGGAGATCTCTGAAAGTGTTCGTCAACTTCTAATGGAGGAGGTCAGCACCTCTAACCCTCCCTTTCCTGTTCAGATGTTCATCACTCGCTTCCTGAAGAGGCGCACtgaccaccagcagcagtgCACATCCTCAG AACCAGAGGCTGTAACCAGGGTCACAAGCACCACACTGCCAGCTGAACCAGttggagggaagaggaagagaatggATGATGAAGGGGAAATGACCGTGAAGATGGCAAAGAAGCAACGGGCCAACTcttcagaggaaaacatttcCACTCCTGAGCCAACAAAAAGGGGAGGCCGTACGAGACGAGCTCAGAGATccaggctggaggagggggCGAATGAGAAAGCTAAGCCTTCAGTCAAAACAGCTTCCATCCCATCTGAAGAGGACTCTGTGGTAGTGCTCGATGACTTGCTTTCGGGAGAGGACACTGGAAAAAAAG ATATAGTGAAGGAGGACATGCTATGGACAGACAAATATCAGCCACAGCACTCAAGCGACATCATAGGCAACACTGCCTCAGTGAGGAGGCTGCACAG TTGGCTAAAGGAATGGAAATTCCGTGCAGAtcgagaagagagaaaaaagcagaaagacaagaaacaagAGGAAGGCAGCAATG ACTCAGACTGGGACTGCGGAGAGGAGGACCCCCAGGATGGAGAGGACATGTTGTGTAATACAATGCTCATTACAGGACCCACTGGAGTTGGAAAGACTGCTGCAGTCTATGCTTGTGCCCAGGAGCTGGGCTTCAAG GTATTTGAGGTGAATGCTTCATCTCAGCGGAGTGGCCGTCTAATTCTGTCCCAGTTGAAGGAAGCCACTCAGTCACACCAGGTGGACAGTCAGGGGGTCAACGCCCACAAACCCACCTACTTCAACAGTTACGGCACAAGCAGCAGTGCTGGCGCTCTCAGGCCTGGATCCTCTCCCA GAAAGGTTAACTCTCCTCGTAGGGTGGTTTCCTCTCCCAGGAAACATCCCCAGTCCCCAAGAGGTGCTAAAAGAGGAGGCCTGGCTCCCACCTCTTTATCAAACTTCTTCAAAATGGGTCGACCGACCAACAAGGAGACACCTAACACTAAGAAGAATGAACAAACAG CTGCTTCCAAGAAAGTCATAAAAGCAAATGAGTGTGCCAATAAGCAGAAAGACCCTGCAGTCAAATCACCAACAGCTACCACCcctaaagagaaaaacaatgaggAACAGAGCAAGAAAACTGCCACATCTCTTATCCTGTTTGAAGAAGTGGATGTTATTTTTGACGATGACTCAGGGTTTCTAGCTGCCATCAAGACATTTATGACTACTACCAAGAGACCAGTCATCCTCACTACCAGCG ATCCTGCTTTCAGCACCATGTTTGATGGCAACTTTGAAGAGATCATTTTCAAAACGCCCTCAGTG TTGGATGTGGGCAGCTTCCTGCGGCTGTTGTGTCTCACAGAGGACATGAGGACAGACCTATTGGACATCAGATCTCTGCTCAGACTCACTGGCTGTGACATCAGGCAGAGTTTATTGCAACTGCAGTTCTGGACTCGTAGTGGAGGAGGCCACGATGTAACCAGGGCAATGAAGCACACTGGCAAAAATG CTGAACTAAAGCCACAGACTGATGAGACAGCAGGCATGTCTGAGTATGCAGCGACGGTCGCATCCACTCTTCCTCCTTGTGACAGCGGCTGCACTGAGAGTATGCTGGGCCTGCTGAATATTGAACCTGAGAGAGACATTTGGGAGCTGCTCAGG AACCAGAATCCAATGGAGGAGGCGTTATGCTGGGAGCTGCTGACAAACAGCAGGCAACGAGGAGTGGACCTGCTCTATTCCAACATGGAGACACTCTTACCTCTACCGCTCACACAGTTGACTACCTCTACCAACAAACCGGAgcaatctgtctctgtgttacAAGACAATCCT CAGGTTGACATGCTGCCATCCCGTGCCAGGTTATTGCACACTGCAGAGTCAGGGGACGATGGCAGTCCAGTGAAAATGTCCAACAGAATGAGGAAGAACAAGAGGCGGCACTGTCTACCTGACCAAGATGGACTGCACTCTGACTCGGACTCAGGAGACAGTTTTCTATCTCTCAGCAAGCCGCAGGGCGCTCctcaggagaaggaggaagtcaAAGAGAGTTTAGTTTCAGAGACAGTGAAGAGGAAGCCACTGACTCCTGAGGAGCAGATAAAAAGTGTCCCAGTCTCCCAATGTCTAGAATCAATAGCTGACTTTTTTGACAACATGTCCTACATGGACTCCTCCTTGCTTGTTCCTCCAGTAAGGGGTGACAGTTACAGAAGACTGTCACCACTCGGTGCAGTGGTGAAAGATGGTATGACGGATGAGTCAAGGGTTGAGATTGACAGAGGGAgctgggagagaggagagctcATGGAAATCCCAGCTTCTGTGGAGGCTCTGAGCTTCCACAAGTGTCGGGATTCAGTAGCAGGGGCCTGGGACAAAGCCCAACAACTAGAAGGGGAGCTGGGAAAGGAGGCTGCAGCAGAACTCACCCTCCCTGTGGCTGCTCATCGGGAAGGTCACAGCTTCACTCAGGACAGCCCCTGTCAACCACA ACTTgtacagcagaggagggaagtgATGGAGAGTCTGATGTTCAAAGGAGTGTTTGGTACTCTGGGCAACAGACCAGCAGCTGCTCTGGACTACTTGCCAGCTTTACGCACCATCTGCAGatcagagcagctgaaggagcAGGGTAAAGTTAAACGAAG GTTCCTGCACTACTTAGACGCGATCCACCTGGGTCTTGAAAAGAGCACTCTACAGCACCTCGCTGAAGACTTCCCCTAA
- the adap2 gene encoding arf-GAP with dual PH domain-containing protein 2 isoform X1: MANRERNKKILLELLKLPVNSRCADCGSPDPEWASYKLGVFVCLTCSGIHRSLSSRVKSIKLDFWEDELVEFMKSNGNASARALYEKAVPVYYYRPQENDCVVLREQWIQAKYKRMEFTGETKYPPLSYTTGFYEGMLWKKGKENTQFLKRKFVLSEREFTLTYYNKENESKGPKAVISIKDLNVTFQPEKIGHPHGLQITYQVNDHTRNIYVYHESPEEIVTWYNAIRAARYAYLKTAYPTGSDEELIPKITRNYLKEGYMEKTGPLQKEPFKKRWFILDSQNRKLFYFKGQLDAEELGVIFIGTESNGYSVKECVPKHARGNKWKYGVMMVTPERHFVFMCEQEREQREWLEALKQVLSRPMAPQDYTIEANIRYKR; the protein is encoded by the exons ATGGCAAAccgagagagaaacaaaaagatcctgctggagctgctgaagctgcCGGTCAACAGTCGCTGCGCTGACTGCGGCTCGCCCG ATCCAGAATGGGCATCCTACAagctgggtgtgtttgtgtgtctgacatgCTCCGGCATCCATCGCAGCCTGTCCAGTCGGGTCAAATCCATCAAGCTGGACTTCTGGGAGGATGAGCTGGTGGAG TTCATGAAATCCAATGGCAACGCCAGCGCCAGAGCCTTGTATGAGAAAGCTGTTCCAGTGTACTACTATCGGCCCCAggaaaatgactgtgt TGTCTTAAGAGAGCAGTGGATTCAGGCTAAATATAAAAGAATGGAATTCACAGGAGAAACCAAGTATCCACCACTTTCATATACCACAG GTTTCTATGAAGGGATGCTGtggaagaaagggaaagagaacaCACAGTTTCTGAAGAGGAAGTTTGtactgtcagagagagaattTACCCTGACTTACTACAACAAGGAAAAT GAGTCCAAAGGCCCTAAAGCTGTAATCTCCATCAAGGACCTAAACGTCACCTTTCAACCAGAGAAGATTGGTCATCCTCATGGACTGCAGATCACCTACCAAGTCAACGATCACACCAGGAACATCTATGTCTATCACGAGAGTCCAGAG GAAATCGTCACGTGGTACAACGCCATCCGTGCTGCTCGCTATGCGTACCTGAAGACAGCATACCCGACTGGAAGCGATGAAGAA cTGATACCAAAGATAACAAGAAACTACCTCAAAGAGGGATACATGGAAAAGACAGGGCCACTG CAAAAGGAGCCATTCAAAAAGAGGTGGTTTATTTTGGACTCtcaaaacaggaagttgttcTACTTCAAAGGCCAGCTG GATGCAGAGGAGTTAGGGGTCATTTTCATCGGCACAGAGAGCAACGGTTACTCTGTGAAGGAGTGTGTCCCAAAGCATGCTCGGGGAAACAAGTGGAAGTATGGTGTTATGATGGTGACACCGGAGCGACACTTTGTCTTCATGTGTgagcaggagagggagcagagagagtggCTGGAGGCCCTCAAACAGGTCCTGTCCAGGCCCATGGCACCGCAGGATTATACCA TTGAAGCCAACATCAGATATAAAAGATGA
- the adap2 gene encoding arf-GAP with dual PH domain-containing protein 2 isoform X2 gives MANRERNKKILLELLKLPVNSRCADCGSPDPEWASYKLGVFVCLTCSGIHRSLSSRVKSIKLDFWEDELVEFMKSNGNASARALYEKAVPVYYYRPQENDCVVLREQWIQAKYKRMEFTGETKYPPLSYTTGFYEGMLWKKGKENTQFLKRKFVLSEREFTLTYYNKENSKGPKAVISIKDLNVTFQPEKIGHPHGLQITYQVNDHTRNIYVYHESPEEIVTWYNAIRAARYAYLKTAYPTGSDEELIPKITRNYLKEGYMEKTGPLQKEPFKKRWFILDSQNRKLFYFKGQLDAEELGVIFIGTESNGYSVKECVPKHARGNKWKYGVMMVTPERHFVFMCEQEREQREWLEALKQVLSRPMAPQDYTIEANIRYKR, from the exons ATGGCAAAccgagagagaaacaaaaagatcctgctggagctgctgaagctgcCGGTCAACAGTCGCTGCGCTGACTGCGGCTCGCCCG ATCCAGAATGGGCATCCTACAagctgggtgtgtttgtgtgtctgacatgCTCCGGCATCCATCGCAGCCTGTCCAGTCGGGTCAAATCCATCAAGCTGGACTTCTGGGAGGATGAGCTGGTGGAG TTCATGAAATCCAATGGCAACGCCAGCGCCAGAGCCTTGTATGAGAAAGCTGTTCCAGTGTACTACTATCGGCCCCAggaaaatgactgtgt TGTCTTAAGAGAGCAGTGGATTCAGGCTAAATATAAAAGAATGGAATTCACAGGAGAAACCAAGTATCCACCACTTTCATATACCACAG GTTTCTATGAAGGGATGCTGtggaagaaagggaaagagaacaCACAGTTTCTGAAGAGGAAGTTTGtactgtcagagagagaattTACCCTGACTTACTACAACAAGGAAAAT TCCAAAGGCCCTAAAGCTGTAATCTCCATCAAGGACCTAAACGTCACCTTTCAACCAGAGAAGATTGGTCATCCTCATGGACTGCAGATCACCTACCAAGTCAACGATCACACCAGGAACATCTATGTCTATCACGAGAGTCCAGAG GAAATCGTCACGTGGTACAACGCCATCCGTGCTGCTCGCTATGCGTACCTGAAGACAGCATACCCGACTGGAAGCGATGAAGAA cTGATACCAAAGATAACAAGAAACTACCTCAAAGAGGGATACATGGAAAAGACAGGGCCACTG CAAAAGGAGCCATTCAAAAAGAGGTGGTTTATTTTGGACTCtcaaaacaggaagttgttcTACTTCAAAGGCCAGCTG GATGCAGAGGAGTTAGGGGTCATTTTCATCGGCACAGAGAGCAACGGTTACTCTGTGAAGGAGTGTGTCCCAAAGCATGCTCGGGGAAACAAGTGGAAGTATGGTGTTATGATGGTGACACCGGAGCGACACTTTGTCTTCATGTGTgagcaggagagggagcagagagagtggCTGGAGGCCCTCAAACAGGTCCTGTCCAGGCCCATGGCACCGCAGGATTATACCA TTGAAGCCAACATCAGATATAAAAGATGA